A segment of the Synechococcus sp. CBW1002 genome:
ATCAACCGAGAACGAATCCACCATCCACCACCAGAGTCGCACCCGTGATGTGTGCAGCCTTCTGGGAGCAAAGAAACAGGACACTGTCGGCAATGTCCTGGGGCGAGAGAATCCCACCGAGCGGCAAACCGGATGCCAGGTTCTCTTGAGGTGGTCTGGCTTTTCTGGACAGGCCCCATCGTTAACCTCTGAGGCGGGGTACCGCCCCTGAAAGGGGCTCCCACCGATGAGCAAGCGCCGCACCCACAGCCCCGAGTTCAAGGCCAGGGTCGCCATGGAGGCGATCAGTGGCCGCAAGACGATCCAGGAGATCGCCGCCGACCACGCCATCCACCCGATCCAGGTGAGCCAGTGGAAGCGGCAGCTCCTGGACGGTGCCAGCGAGCTCTTCACCCGAGGCAAGAAGACCAAGGACAAGGAGGAGGGGCAGGCCAAGGAGGCGGAGCTGTTCCAGCAGATCGGACGGCTGCAGATGGAGCTGGAGTGGCTCAAAAAAAAGTCTCAACTGCTCTGATGCCCGTGAACTGCGCAAGCTGGTCGATCACGACCACCCCGAGCTCAGCATCAGCAGGCAGTGTGCGCTGCTGGGGCTGCCTCGATCCACGCTGTACTACCGGCCGACACCGGTCCGTGTATCGACGCTGCGGATCATGGCCAGGATCGATGCTCTCTACCTGGAGGATCCCTGCAGCGGCAGCCGCCGGATGGTGGACTATCTGGCCCAAGATGGTATCCCGATCAGCCGAGATCGAGTGCGAAACCTCATGCGGCGCATGGGATTACGGGCGATCTACCAGAAGCCCCGGACGACGGTTCCAGGTGATCCGTCCGTGCGGTTCCCCTGCCTGGTGGACCTCACGCAGGTCACGTCGGTGGATCAGGTCTGGGCGACCGACATCACCTACATCCCTCTGCAGAAAGGGTTCCTCTATCTGGTGGCGATCATGGATCTCCATTCCAGGCATGTGCTCAGCTGGAGGCTCTCCAACAGCCTTGACACGAAGTTCTGTCTGGAGGCCCTGGAGATGGCCTTGGGAGGCGGCCGTAGGCCAGAGATCTTCCACTCCGATCAAGGCTGTCAGTTCACGTCCGCTGACTTTGTGGCCAGACTCAAAGGGGAGCGGATCCAGATCAGCTGGTCCGGCAGAAAGCGGTGCTACGACAACATCCTTGTTGAACGGCTGTGGAGGACTGTCAAGTACGAGGAGGTCTACCTACGGGCATACAGCGATGGCTGGGACGCTGAAATCAGCCTGGCCCGCTTCCTGTGGCGGTATTGCCATGTAAGACCTCACAGTTCCCTTGGAGGCAAAACTCCCCACGCGGTCTACACTGAGGCCGAACCATGTTCCACCCGTCCTGGGTTAACGATGTCAGGGGCCGGAACTGTCCAATAAAAGGCACCCACCTCATCTGCCGCCATCGGTGCAGACGTATGTTCTGTGCTCTCAAGGAAACCTGTCAGCATCGGAGTTAGAACCGGCCCGGGAGACACCTCATTGATCCGAACACCCCATCGCGCAAACTCCGCCGCCGCCGACTTGGTCAACAGGGTCACCGCACTCTTGCTGGCGTTGTAAAGACTGCCCCCTCGCAATGCACACTGACCTGCAACCGACCCAACGTTGACAATCGAGCCACGACCATCACGCATCGCTTCCACCTCAGAGCGCAGGCACAGAAATAAGCCCCGGGCGTTTGTTGCGAAGATCACATCAAAATCAGGGCAAGCTTGACGCGATCCGTCCGCTGGGGTGCCTCCCATCGCGAACCCTGCGCGGAGGGCAATCAATGCAGCGTCATGCAACAAACCGCCATCCCCATCAACCAGCCAACACCAGAAGCCTTGAAGCGATCAAGACCTTCTGGAATGAAACCAGTTGCAGAAGCAGGCCCAGCTGATGCAGATAACCGCAGAATTGAGCCGGGTCAGATGGAACCTTGAGCATGGGCTTCTTCTTCAGCGAGTCGCCATAGCACTGTTGGAACGCAGCAGCCCAACCTGCTCACCTCCAGGCGATCGAGAATCATCGAAGAAATCATGTTCGGTGGACCTGGCCAAGTGGCAGCTGCCATCTCCGGCCCCACGTCACTGTAAAAAAGTCATACCATGACACCCACCACTCAGAACCTGGCTTCTCCTGTGGCGCCTCTGTCCGTCCCTGGCGTTCCACGTCTCGTAGTGCGATGGCTTGGTCTGGCCGCGCTCGCTCTTGGGGCGGTCAGCTGCAGTTCCAGCATCACGACTCTCACCGTGCCGGTGAGTCGCTGGCCGGGATATGAATTTTTGTACCCGTTCAGGAGTCGGGACAGCTCGCAACGAACATCGGGCTTGCTGAACCCTTGACGGTGGCTTGATTCCTGGTTGCATCTCAGTAAGAGACTCCTTGCGATGACCACCCCACCGGCCGGGATTTCAGAAGCCGATTGGGCCGCCACCCCGGTGGGAGTGAAGGCTGGATTTCTTGAGCTGGTCAGTCAGTGCCAGAGGCAGCAACAGGAGATCGAGCAGCTCCGCATCCAGCTCACCGCCCTGGCGACCGAACTGGCCCATCTGCGCGAGCGGATCGGCCGCAGCTCCCGCAATTCTTCCAAGCCTCCCTCCAGTGATGGCCAGGGGTTTAAGCCGCCCGAACGACGCAAGGGCAGTGGCCGCAAGCGC
Coding sequences within it:
- a CDS encoding IS3 family transposase, with the translated sequence MSRQCALLGLPRSTLYYRPTPVRVSTLRIMARIDALYLEDPCSGSRRMVDYLAQDGIPISRDRVRNLMRRMGLRAIYQKPRTTVPGDPSVRFPCLVDLTQVTSVDQVWATDITYIPLQKGFLYLVAIMDLHSRHVLSWRLSNSLDTKFCLEALEMALGGGRRPEIFHSDQGCQFTSADFVARLKGERIQISWSGRKRCYDNILVERLWRTVKYEEVYLRAYSDGWDAEISLARFLWRYCHVRPHSSLGGKTPHAVYTEAEPCSTRPGLTMSGAGTVQ
- a CDS encoding SDR family oxidoreductase is translated as MPLGGILSPQDIADSVLFLCSQKAAHITGATLVVDGGFVLG
- a CDS encoding SDR family NAD(P)-dependent oxidoreductase, which gives rise to MGGTPADGSRQACPDFDVIFATNARGLFLCLRSEVEAMRDGRGSIVNVGSVAGQCALRGGSLYNASKSAVTLLTKSAAAEFARWGVRINEVSPGPVLTPMLTGFLESTEHTSAPMAADEVGAFYWTVPAPDIVNPGRVEHGSASV
- a CDS encoding transposase, whose product is MSKRRTHSPEFKARVAMEAISGRKTIQEIAADHAIHPIQVSQWKRQLLDGASELFTRGKKTKDKEEGQAKEAELFQQIGRLQMELEWLKKKSQLL